From a region of the Basfia succiniciproducens genome:
- the idnD gene encoding L-idonate 5-dehydrogenase — protein sequence MEIKTLSCVVRGPKDVGVMEQSINYDESSKEQTLVKITRGGICGSDLHYYQYGKVGNYEIKHPMILGHEVIGTVVKTNAPDLYVGQKVAINPSKPCLTCKYCLSGDTNQCETMRFFGSAMYNPHVDGGFTQYKVVDNSQCIDYPQDVSDDIMAFAEPLAVTIHAAKQAGDLAGKRVFVSGVGPIGCLAVAAIKASGAKEIVVSDLSRRCLDLALEMGATKALNAKDDFSEYMAHKGEFDVSFEASGHPSSIERCLAVTKARGTIIQIGMGGAIPEFPIMTLIAKEICLKGSFRFIEEFNTSVEWLSSGKVNPLPLLSATFPYTELEKALIIAGDKNNISKVQLSFE from the coding sequence ATGGAAATAAAGACATTATCTTGTGTTGTCCGAGGCCCTAAAGACGTGGGCGTAATGGAACAATCCATTAATTATGACGAGTCCAGTAAAGAACAAACTTTAGTTAAAATCACCCGCGGCGGTATTTGCGGCTCTGATTTGCATTACTATCAATACGGGAAAGTCGGTAATTATGAAATTAAACATCCGATGATTCTTGGCCATGAAGTTATCGGTACGGTAGTTAAAACCAATGCACCTGACTTATATGTCGGTCAAAAAGTGGCTATTAATCCGAGTAAGCCCTGTTTAACCTGTAAATACTGTTTATCCGGCGATACCAATCAATGCGAAACGATGCGTTTTTTCGGTAGCGCTATGTACAACCCTCATGTTGACGGCGGCTTTACCCAATATAAAGTAGTTGATAACAGTCAATGTATTGATTATCCGCAGGATGTTTCTGATGACATTATGGCATTTGCCGAACCTCTCGCGGTGACTATTCATGCAGCAAAACAAGCCGGAGATCTTGCGGGCAAACGCGTGTTTGTTTCCGGTGTTGGGCCAATCGGCTGCTTGGCGGTTGCAGCAATTAAAGCCAGCGGTGCAAAAGAAATTGTGGTTTCCGATTTAAGCCGACGCTGTCTGGATCTTGCCTTGGAAATGGGGGCTACCAAAGCATTAAACGCAAAGGATGATTTCTCCGAATACATGGCACATAAAGGTGAATTTGACGTTTCGTTTGAGGCTTCCGGTCATCCTTCTTCGATTGAACGCTGCCTTGCGGTTACAAAAGCAAGAGGCACCATTATTCAAATCGGCATGGGCGGAGCGATTCCCGAGTTTCCTATCATGACATTGATTGCCAAAGAAATTTGTCTGAAAGGTTCATTCAGATTTATTGAAGAATTTAACACTTCGGTGGAATGGTTAAGTTCGGGCAAAGTCAATCCGTTGCCATTACTATCGGCAACCTTCCCATATACGGAATTAGAAAAAGCCTTAATTATCGCCGGTGATAAAAATAATATTTCTAAAGTGCAACTTTCATTTGAATGA
- a CDS encoding gluconokinase, producing MTQGKSFILMGVSSTGKTSVGTEVAHRLGLKLIDGDDLHPRANIIKMGEGKPLNDEDRAPWLERIRDAAFSLEQKSEVGVIICSALKKKYRDLIRQGNERVKFLFLYGSYELILERMRQRKGHYMKEEMLKSQFDTLEVPQADEADVIHIDIDGSFEEVVQRCITALKPYL from the coding sequence ATGACACAGGGCAAAAGTTTTATTTTGATGGGTGTTTCCAGTACGGGAAAAACTTCCGTGGGTACTGAAGTTGCTCACAGATTGGGATTAAAACTCATCGATGGCGATGATCTGCACCCTAGGGCAAATATTATAAAAATGGGGGAGGGAAAACCTTTAAACGATGAAGATCGTGCACCATGGCTAGAGCGTATTCGTGATGCGGCTTTTAGCCTTGAACAAAAAAGTGAAGTGGGCGTTATTATCTGTTCGGCATTAAAGAAAAAATACAGAGATTTAATCCGACAAGGCAACGAAAGAGTCAAATTTCTGTTTCTGTACGGAAGTTATGAATTAATTCTTGAACGAATGCGTCAGCGAAAAGGACATTATATGAAAGAAGAAATGCTGAAAAGCCAATTCGATACATTGGAAGTTCCACAAGCGGATGAAGCCGATGTCATCCATATTGATATTGACGGTAGCTTTGAGGAAGTGGTGCAACGCTGTATAACGGCATTAAAGCCTTATTTATAA
- a CDS encoding RHS repeat-associated core domain-containing protein, with translation MAGAATGLATAGGAAIIGLVAYKVGDALGGAATHAVMKYLFGKEPIPESGNNPICVGDDVYHKNKSAAFWGILGGIVLGGIVAAALPGVGLFLGAAICGMVTGVCAGVGNALSQYGEKKGVVLKGSPNVFFENKAVARVGDLIECSDHGGEQFMAEGAETVFANGLPISRIGHSTTCDGTLVGGRQTVLETEATSSAYHLPITSSVPLWLEELATYSGLVMEVIDLAKGFKGLADARTAVGDPVDVARGALIQEWHVLSFEGSLPLWLNRYYYSTQQQSGYLGQNWYDDWSQCLRIDNKRKEIIYINEKGAAFHYPCRANTVYAQNVYCKHLTLLSNDLNAIYLFNRKQQRTYLFSSQASGDKSVRYLTEISDRFGNQITFHYNESGLSEVRHSDGFSLRIANSDGLIQSITYHSKSEKRDLARFEHNREGQLVFCHSFQYGELHHRYNDAGYMHAWWDSDATSVNIDYDERGRVIGTRTKSGHYTERYEYDDENRCTRYFDAEGGESCYWYNDDDVVTQTRDALGNITRSEWEYGLKTAHIDALGRETRYRYNDYGDISQVETADGRVFQYKYNPDGLLLEVKNPLGECWEYRYGSRNELRFVIAPNKLKWEYRYNARYQVVRQQFPDDNYVSYRYNDDNQLIGIRHSQGEQTELMTEEGYIDYRQKLNLWGEAEIDGYRHHAANDSTQLKCNHRFVGQYYDEENGLHYNRFRYYSPETGQYISSDPIGLLGGFNPYGYVFDPTGWVDPLGLALEHVIFPPDQVLKEVTIQMQGSRSADFKAANTAAKINGVSGNPTTKAHRDNYGEVTWHHANYDPTTNTATMQLVEQSVHEASLPHACSVRDFEQTTGLKYETPEAKQKAAELNAAQERRKQQQNVCG, from the coding sequence ATGGCGGGTGCCGCGACCGGATTAGCAACGGCCGGCGGGGCGGCAATCATCGGCTTAGTGGCCTATAAAGTCGGGGATGCGCTAGGCGGAGCTGCTACCCATGCGGTGATGAAGTATCTGTTTGGGAAAGAGCCGATTCCCGAATCGGGAAATAACCCGATTTGTGTCGGTGATGACGTTTACCATAAAAATAAAAGTGCGGCATTTTGGGGCATTTTAGGCGGTATTGTATTAGGTGGTATTGTAGCGGCAGCCCTTCCTGGTGTGGGTCTTTTTCTGGGTGCTGCCATTTGCGGTATGGTAACCGGGGTTTGTGCGGGTGTTGGTAATGCCTTATCTCAATACGGTGAGAAAAAAGGCGTGGTATTAAAAGGCTCGCCCAATGTTTTCTTTGAAAATAAAGCGGTTGCCCGAGTCGGTGATTTAATCGAATGTTCTGACCATGGTGGTGAGCAATTTATGGCGGAAGGAGCGGAAACCGTGTTTGCCAACGGATTGCCGATTTCTCGTATCGGTCATTCAACGACTTGTGACGGTACCTTGGTAGGCGGACGACAAACGGTATTAGAAACGGAGGCGACCTCATCGGCTTATCATTTACCGATTACGTCCAGCGTACCGTTATGGTTAGAGGAGCTCGCAACCTACAGCGGGCTGGTTATGGAGGTGATTGATTTGGCGAAAGGCTTTAAGGGGCTTGCCGACGCTCGGACTGCCGTGGGCGACCCGGTTGATGTGGCGCGAGGCGCGTTGATTCAGGAATGGCATGTACTCTCATTCGAAGGCTCTTTGCCGCTGTGGCTTAATCGTTATTATTATTCCACCCAACAACAAAGCGGATATTTGGGGCAAAATTGGTATGACGACTGGTCACAATGTTTACGTATTGATAACAAACGAAAAGAGATTATTTATATTAACGAGAAAGGTGCCGCTTTCCATTATCCTTGTCGGGCAAATACCGTTTATGCCCAAAATGTGTATTGTAAACATCTGACTTTATTGAGTAACGATTTAAACGCTATTTATTTATTCAACCGCAAACAGCAGAGAACATATTTATTTTCATCACAGGCGTCTGGGGATAAATCGGTCAGATATTTAACCGAAATCTCAGACCGCTTCGGTAATCAAATCACCTTTCACTATAATGAATCCGGCTTATCGGAAGTTCGTCACAGTGACGGTTTTTCATTGCGGATAGCAAATTCAGACGGCTTAATTCAATCTATCACCTATCATTCAAAAAGCGAAAAGCGCGATTTAGCCCGTTTTGAGCACAATCGAGAAGGACAATTGGTCTTTTGTCATTCGTTCCAATACGGCGAACTTCATCATCGTTATAATGACGCGGGCTATATGCATGCCTGGTGGGATAGCGACGCAACCTCAGTCAATATTGATTATGACGAGCGGGGACGCGTAATCGGTACGCGGACAAAATCGGGGCATTATACGGAGCGTTATGAATATGACGATGAAAACCGCTGCACCCGTTATTTTGATGCGGAAGGCGGGGAAAGTTGTTATTGGTATAATGACGATGATGTGGTCACCCAAACCCGCGATGCGCTGGGCAATATTACGCGCAGCGAGTGGGAATACGGGCTGAAAACGGCACACATCGATGCGTTAGGCAGAGAAACGCGCTACCGCTATAACGATTACGGCGACATCAGCCAAGTGGAGACGGCGGACGGTCGGGTTTTTCAGTATAAATATAATCCTGACGGTTTATTGCTGGAGGTTAAAAACCCGCTGGGAGAATGTTGGGAATACCGCTATGGCAGCCGTAATGAACTGCGTTTTGTGATTGCGCCGAACAAGTTAAAATGGGAGTATCGTTATAACGCGCGTTATCAGGTTGTTCGTCAGCAATTTCCTGACGATAACTATGTGAGTTACCGTTATAATGACGACAATCAATTAATCGGGATTCGTCATAGTCAAGGTGAACAAACCGAATTGATGACCGAAGAGGGCTATATCGACTACCGTCAAAAACTCAACTTATGGGGCGAAGCGGAAATCGACGGCTACCGCCACCACGCCGCAAACGACAGCACGCAACTAAAATGCAACCATCGTTTTGTAGGGCAATACTACGATGAAGAAAACGGGCTACATTACAACCGCTTCCGCTATTACTCACCTGAAACGGGGCAGTATATCAGCTCAGACCCGATAGGGTTATTGGGCGGGTTTAATCCTTATGGGTATGTGTTTGATCCTACGGGATGGGTGGATCCGTTGGGATTGGCTTTAGAACATGTAATATTCCCTCCAGATCAAGTATTGAAAGAAGTAACAATTCAAATGCAAGGTAGCCGTAGTGCAGACTTTAAAGCAGCAAATACCGCAGCAAAAATAAATGGTGTTAGCGGAAATCCGACTACTAAAGCTCATAGAGATAATTATGGTGAAGTTACTTGGCATCATGCGAATTATGATCCTACGACTAATACTGCTACCATGCAATTAGTGGAACAATCTGTTCATGAGGCGAGTTTACCGCACGCATGTTCCGTGAGAGACTTTGAACAAACAACAGGTCTGAAATATGAAACCCCAGAAGCCAAGCAAAAAGCTGCAGAACTGAATGCTGCACAGGAAAGAAGAAAGCAACAACAAAACGTTTGTGGATAA